In Nymphaea colorata isolate Beijing-Zhang1983 chromosome 3, ASM883128v2, whole genome shotgun sequence, a genomic segment contains:
- the LOC116251404 gene encoding AUGMIN subunit 6 has translation MTMDREKEREVELESAMYTNCLLLGLDPSVLGMSNGMPKTGLFRHSNPRMGETLLHFILSALRGPAQAAKDFDKVWPIFDATQSRDFRKIVQGIINELESQGALPRSNSRVSSLATCCGQRFVELLWQLSVHALREVHKRAFAADVAADPLPASLTDISYLHAAALLPVTKARIALERRKFLKTADVAVRRQATWSSLAHDMTAEFRSLCAEEAYLQQELEKLHDLRNKVKLEGELWDGRVASSLDQNSHLVSKATRLWDSLLSRRSQHEVLASGPIEDLIAHREHRYRISGSSLLAAMDQSSQLAPDTLSIQAGDLKHADKQEYQEGSLLSAKKEKQKSSSEQIHSQVSGEDTSRVDDRGGKVQPVVDVAEVLRCWTHALQRIHKQALILAKSNDGEGPELLRATTSNSSSSHAESLSTTLAEHRQHLASIQVLISQLKAAIPSMQDSISQLTDEVNSFSAVALSNDPTWLATSIHPQSGGRATEDNIVQPVESERKFPPQPEQFLSSPALKLPHLFTLTPNSSAKSGIAQRRQTVSAHQTNKPDELAECSKVERPLVASHEDNSAREDSVQNLKRSIRASALCVRPNGMGLPRDNKIDTTEHYFIPLSTDGLAQKDATVKATNRGKPLRSPQELCILNNGLVDERDNGSILDESDDLAGHLDHACRLMDDEYTSEFLSPVSPKYMVDNRLSLFHNIWDGQDHALSPPLLIDASLAPDTYEDLLAPLSETEDALMER, from the exons ATGACGATGGAtagggagaaggagagggaggtcGAATTGGAGAGCGCCATGTACACCAATTGCCTGTTGCTGGGGCTGGACCCTTCCGTACTGGGAATGAGCAATGGCATGCCGAAGACGGGACTCTTCCGCCATTCCAACCCAAGGATGGGCGAGACCCTCCTCCATTTCATTCTCTCCGCCCTCCGCGGCCCTGCCCAGGCGGCCAAG GATTTTGACAAGGTCTGGCCGATCTTCGACGCGACTCAGTCGAGGGATTTTCGGAAG ATTGTACAGGGAATCATAAACGAGCTTGAATCTCAAGGAGCACTTCCGAGAAGCAATTCACGTGTTTCATCACTTGCTACTTGTTGTGGACAAAG ATTTGTTGAACTTTTGTGGCAGCTGTCTGTACATGCCTTAAGAGAGGTTCATAAAAGAGCATTTGCGGCTGATGTTGCTGCTGATCCGCTGCCAGCGTCATTGACAGACATCTCTTATTTGCATGCAGCTGCCTTGCTTCCTGTCACAAAG GCGAGGATTGCTCTTGAAAGAAGGAAGTTTTTGAAGACTGCAGATGTTGCTGTGCGTAGGCAAGCTACATGGTCAAGTTTAGCTCATGATATGACTGCTGAGTTCCGTAGTCTTTGTGCTGAGGAG gcTTATTTGCAACAAGAATTAGAAAAGTTGCATGATCTAAGGAACAAAGTAAAGTTGGAAGGTGAGCTCTGGGATGGTCGTGTCGCAAGTTCTCTTGATCAAAATTCTCATCTTGTTTCGAAGGCAACTCGACTCTGGGATTCTTTGTTGTCTCGTAGAA gtCAGCATGAAGTTCTTGCCTCAGGCCCAATTGAGGACTTAATAGCACATCGTGAGCATCG GTATCGAATATCTGGATCATCTTTGCTTGCAGCTATGGATCAAAGTTCTCAGCTGGCTCCAGATACTCTGTCCATCCAAGCTGGTGACTTGAAACATGCTGATAAGCAAGAATATCAAGAAGGATCACTTTTAagtgcaaaaaaagaaaaacagaaaagcagTTCTGAGCAAATTCATTCGCAAGTAAGTGGCGAAGATACTTCGCGTGTTGATGATAGAGGTGGTAAGGTTCAGCCAGTTGTGGATGTTGCAGAAGTCTTGAGGTGTTGGACGCATGCATTACAACGGATACATAAACAGGCACTTATCTTG GCTAAGTCCAATGATGGTGAGGGTCCAGAACTTTTACGAGCCACGACTAgtaacagcagcagcagccatgCTGAATCTCTTTCTACAACTCTGGCAGAACACCGCCAACACTTGGCTAGTATACAG GTGCTTATTAGTCAATTGAAAGCAGCTATCCCGTCAATGCAAGACTCTATATCTCAGCTTACAGATGAAGTAAATAGCTTCTCAGCTGTTGCTTTAAGTAATGATCCTACCTGGCTTGCAACTTCAATTCATCCTCAAAGTGGTGGACGGGCAACA GAAGACAACATTGTCCAACCAGTTGAGTCAGAGAGAAAATTCCCTCCCCAGCCTGAGCAGTTTTTGAGCAGTCCTGCTCTTAAACTGCCGCACTTGTTTACTTTGACCCCAAATTCTTCTGCCAAGAGTGGCATTGCACAAAGGAGACAAACAGTATCTGCTCACCAAACCAACAAGCCTGACGAACTAGCAGAATGCAGTAAAGTAGAGCGGCCATTGGTTGCAAGTCATGAAGACAACTCAGCACGAG AGGACTCTGTTCAGAATTTGAAGCGGTCCATTCGTGCATCTGCTCTTTGTGTTCGACCCAATGGAATGGGCCTTCCGAGAGACAATAAAATTGATACAACTGAACACTACTTTATACCACTTTCAACAGATGGACTTGCTCAGAAGGATGCTACTGTCAAAGCTACGAACAGAGGCAAACCTTTGAGATCACCCCAAGAGCTTTGCATCCTCAACAATGGTTTAGTTGATGAGAGAGATAATGGGTCTATTTTGGACGAATCTGATGATCTAGCGGGTCACTTGGATCATGCTTGTAGACTTATGGATGATGAATACACAAGCGAGTTTCTTTCACCAGTCAGCCCAAAATATATGGTCGATAATAGATTATCACTGTTTCACAATATTTGGGATGGTCAAGACCACGCTCTGTCACCTCCTTTGCTGATCGATGCATCTCTAGCACCTGATACGTATGAAGATTTACTAG CACCATTATCTGAAACTGAAGATGCTTTAATGGAAAGATGA